A single genomic interval of Candidatus Uhrbacteria bacterium harbors:
- a CDS encoding DoxX family membrane protein, with amino-acid sequence MKDSSYHILRVGIAITFLWIGLLIFKEPEAWGAFLQPWAAGILPMPIEQAMTSTAVLDLLIGLALLLDFYVWLAALLGMIHLVIVLTVSGINPITVRDIGLLTGTFALLYPDLKTWWEKREL; translated from the coding sequence ATGAAAGACTCTTCCTACCATATTCTGCGCGTCGGAATTGCCATTACCTTCCTGTGGATCGGACTACTTATCTTTAAAGAGCCTGAAGCGTGGGGCGCGTTTTTGCAACCCTGGGCAGCGGGTATTCTTCCCATGCCTATTGAACAGGCCATGACCAGCACCGCCGTTTTAGATCTACTCATTGGCCTTGCTCTTCTACTGGATTTCTACGTCTGGCTCGCCGCTCTACTTGGCATGATCCATCTTGTGATTGTTCTCACTGTCTCCGGCATCAATCCTATCACCGTCCGCGACATCGGTTTGTTGACGGGGACCTTCGCCCTTCTTTATCCCGATTTGAAGACCTGGTGGGAAAAACGAGAACTTTGA